A stretch of the Rosa rugosa chromosome 5, drRosRugo1.1, whole genome shotgun sequence genome encodes the following:
- the LOC133711945 gene encoding uncharacterized protein LOC133711945, translating into MKSYLYAQDEHVWNIVENGWTIPMVKAKGESSSTATPKPRKDWTEEEVRDLQADFKAKNSIFTALSEREKLRISHCDTAKQAWDLLQTTYEGNKKVRAQKLQALIFEFETMTMGDDETIDDFHGRILKISGQYRSLGAPFDEDKIVKKILRALPEKFHSKVTSIEDSFDIDVYPLDELIGNLKTYEMRLKPEKKNKGVAFKAVKGAEEEEETLDLALLTKEFKRFLKNKNSSRNPNAPRKNTYGGSSSSSDYNGKSGKGCLKGTHSGKPKCYECEVENLALVSSLLPDSDSDETFSDDETNIRCKQLYKASKATLLRNLSLEKEVEFLRTEKEKMEHMLETSQSTWEQGRRNLVTEMAIPSSDQNSSNWKAEKGELLNKIKMLELDVRGQQVLNLELLAKNESLQDELKLTQERFIKFDISSTSMSKLLGSGKAPHDTCGLGYTGENSKSTKFVRASKPSVEQKDVSIDEHVKSVKEGNSNQHHQVKLDQESPTGQHSQIHQRSHIEATCLVALTALADKRRDFWYVDSGCSRHMTGDKTWFTSFEDENTTGSVTFGDGRKANILARGTVNTPGIPNLKNVLFVEGLTANLISVSHLADDYEDVRFNK; encoded by the exons ATGAAGTCATATCTTTATGCTCAAGATGAACATGTGTGGAATATTGTAGAAAATGGCTGGACTATACCTATGGTAAAAgcaaaaggagaaagctccTCCACTGCCACCCCTAAACCAAGGAAGGATTGGACTGAGGAAGAAGTTCGGGATCTGCAAGCAGACTTCAAGGCTAAGAACAGCATTTTCACAGCCCTATCTGAACGGGAAAAGCTGAGAATCAGTCACTGTGATACTGCCAAGCAAGCATGGGATCTTCTACAGACTACATATGAAGGAAACAAAAAGGTACGCGCTCAGAAATTACAAGCACTGATTTTTGAGTTCGAAACTATGACtatgggagatgatgaaaccATTGATGATTTCCACGGTAGAATTCTTAAAATCTCTGGTCAGTATCGTAGTCTGGGAGCACCATTTGATGAAGATAAGATTGTCAAAAAGATTCTCAGGGCTCTACcagaaaaatttcattcaaaagtCACTAGTATAGAGGACTCATTTGATATTGATGTGTACCCACTTGATGAGCTCATCGGCAATCTCAAAACTTATGAGATGAGGTTAAAACctgagaagaagaataagggtGTAGCCTTCAAAGCAGTAAAAGGggctgaagaggaagaagaaacactAGATCTTGCTCTACTCACAAAGGAGTTCAAAAGATTTCTAAAAAACAAGAACTCCTCTAGAAACCCTAATGCTCCTAGGAAAAACACCTATGGgggaagcagcagcagcagtgaCTACAATGGCAAGAGTGGAAAAGGATGCCTCAAGGGAACTCACTCTGGAAAACCTAAATGCTATGAGTGTG AAGTGGAAAATCTGGCACTTGTATCGTCACTTCTACCTGATTCAGACAGTGATGAGACATTCTCTGATGATGAAACAAATATCCGCTGCAAACAACTCTACAAAGCTTCAAAGGCCACATTACTCAGAAACTTGAGCTTAGAAAAGGAAGTTGAATTTCTaagaacagaaaaagaaaaaatggagcACATGTTGGAGACTTCACAATCCACATGGGAACAGGGAAGAAGAAACCTTGTAACTGAGATGGCTATCCCGTCAAGTGATCAGAACTCATCAAATTGGAAGGCTGAAAAAGGTGAACTTCTGAACAAAATCAAAATGCTGGAACTGGATGTGAGGGGACAACAAGTCCTAAACCTGGAGTTATTAGCTAAAAATGAGTCCTTACAAGATGAGTTAAAATTAACTCAAGAAAGATTCATCAAGTTCGATATCAGCTCCACTTCCATGTCAAAGTTGCTCGGATCAGGAAAAGCTCCTCATGATACATGTGGGCTAGGATACACTGGAGAAAATTCCAAAAGCACCAAGTTCGTACGAGCCTCAAAACCATCGGTAGAGCAGAAAGATGTCTCCATTGATGAGCATGTCAAAAGTGTAAAGGAAGGTAACTCAAACCAACACCATCAGGTAAAACTTGACCAAGAATCCCCCACTGGTCAACACAG CCAAATTCATCAACGCTCTCACATTGAAGCAACTTGTTTAGTAGCTTTAACTGCATTAGCTGACAAGCGACGAGATTTTTGGTATGTTGACAGTGGTTGCTCTAGACACATGACTGGAGACAAAACATGGTTTACTTCGTTTGAGGATGAAAATACCACAGGATCAGTCACGTTTGGAGATGGAAGGAAAGCTAACATTCTAGCTCGAGGTACAGTAAACACTCCAGGTATACCTAACCTTAAAAATGTGTTATTCGTTGAAGGATTAACTGCAAATCTGATTAGCGTCAGCCATTTGGCTGATGACTATGAAGATGTGCGGTTCAACAAATAG